One Gloeothece verrucosa PCC 7822 DNA window includes the following coding sequences:
- a CDS encoding vWA domain-containing protein, with the protein MAADSVVQDRDYTLIIDKSGSMSISDQPGGKSRWEIAQESTLALARKCEQIDPDGITVYLFSGRFKRYDNVTSDKVSQIYAENDPMGHTDLASVLQDALENYFQRKAAGQTKANGETVLVVTDGEPDDRKAVMRQIIEASRKVEREEELGISLIQVGKDKQATEFLKALDDQLQSVGAPFDIVDTITIDDMEDLSLAEVLLSAITD; encoded by the coding sequence ATGGCGGCAGATTCTGTAGTTCAAGACCGGGACTATACCCTTATTATTGATAAAAGCGGCAGTATGTCTATCTCCGATCAACCTGGCGGAAAATCTCGCTGGGAAATTGCCCAAGAGTCTACCCTGGCTTTAGCAAGAAAATGTGAACAGATTGATCCAGATGGCATAACGGTTTATCTCTTCTCAGGCCGTTTTAAACGCTACGATAACGTTACTTCAGATAAAGTTTCTCAAATTTATGCCGAAAATGACCCAATGGGGCATACTGACTTAGCGAGTGTTTTACAAGATGCTTTAGAAAATTATTTTCAGCGTAAGGCAGCCGGACAAACTAAAGCTAATGGAGAAACTGTCTTAGTTGTCACTGATGGAGAACCGGATGATCGCAAAGCAGTTATGCGGCAAATTATTGAGGCATCTCGAAAAGTTGAACGGGAGGAGGAATTAGGAATTTCTCTGATTCAAGTGGGTAAGGATAAGCAAGCTACTGAATTCCTCAAGGCGCTTGATGATCAACTCCAAAGTGTCGGGGCACCGTTTGATATCGTCGATACTATCACTATTGATGATATGGAAGACCTATCTCTGGCTGAGGTGTTGTTGAGCGCGATAACCGATTAA
- the ldpA gene encoding circadian clock protein LdpA, whose product MNNLYSPWQALSEGHWFKLICGASFQDLPAIRSLTLAYSLAGADCIDVAADPAVIRAASDALRVASQLSEAAAKKGFLSHRSPWLMVSLNDGEDPHFRKAEFDATQCPSDCLRPCERICPAQAITFDGVIDQRCYGCGRCLPVCPSQLITARSYVSTPTVIAPLIEQMGIDAIEIHTQVGHGEDFLRLWSAIAPVSKHLKLLAISCQDHKELIEYLQFLYRVISPLSCPLLWQTDGRPMSGDIGKGTTHPAIEMAQKVLEARIPGYVQLAGGTNHYTVTKLRQMGLLKPLEGLNSGPVANLTTKNFKSSFVSGVAYGSYARSLLSSILQELETTHQSHSNLENHPQLLWAAVQQAHSLVAPLKMPKLLSVED is encoded by the coding sequence GTGAACAATCTGTATTCTCCTTGGCAAGCTTTATCCGAAGGTCACTGGTTTAAGCTGATTTGTGGGGCAAGTTTCCAAGACCTTCCCGCTATCCGTAGTCTCACCTTAGCCTATAGTCTGGCCGGTGCTGACTGCATTGATGTGGCGGCTGATCCTGCCGTAATTAGAGCCGCATCGGACGCGCTAAGGGTAGCCAGTCAATTATCAGAGGCGGCAGCAAAAAAAGGATTTCTCAGCCATAGATCACCCTGGTTAATGGTGAGTTTAAATGACGGAGAAGACCCTCATTTTCGCAAAGCTGAATTTGATGCTACCCAATGTCCCTCTGACTGTCTCCGTCCCTGTGAGAGAATTTGTCCAGCACAAGCGATTACATTTGACGGGGTGATAGATCAGCGATGCTATGGGTGTGGTCGCTGTCTGCCGGTCTGTCCGAGTCAGTTAATTACGGCTCGGTCTTATGTATCAACCCCAACAGTGATCGCGCCTCTAATTGAACAGATGGGAATTGATGCGATCGAAATCCATACTCAAGTAGGACACGGAGAAGATTTTCTCAGACTCTGGAGTGCGATCGCTCCAGTGAGTAAGCATCTCAAACTCCTGGCCATTAGTTGTCAGGACCATAAAGAGTTAATTGAGTATCTCCAGTTTCTCTATCGAGTGATTTCTCCTCTAAGCTGTCCCCTGTTGTGGCAAACCGATGGTCGCCCGATGAGTGGCGATATTGGCAAAGGAACGACCCACCCCGCTATTGAGATGGCGCAGAAGGTTTTAGAGGCCCGCATACCGGGTTATGTTCAATTGGCCGGGGGAACGAATCATTATACAGTCACTAAACTGAGACAGATGGGTCTCCTAAAACCACTTGAGGGACTTAACAGTGGGCCTGTGGCGAATTTAACCACAAAAAATTTTAAATCTTCTTTTGTTTCAGGTGTTGCCTATGGGAGTTATGCCCGTTCGCTGCTATCGTCTATTCTCCAAGAACTAGAAACCACCCATCAATCCCACTCAAATCTCGAAAACCATCCGCAATTACTTTGGGCCGCCGTACAACAAGCTCACTCGCTGGTTGCGCCGCTCAAAATGCCCAAGTTGCTCTCTGTGGAAGATTGA
- a CDS encoding R3H domain-containing nucleic acid-binding protein encodes MLDPKTNNISTSTIFNTEPLLLMPEKFPSQRMQITDDLNQLLAILPPQIREIIEQHPKHSHLVEVVMDLGRLPEARFADVAIDLGNTPVSKEDLQHCIHRVGSFSGDNRAGIERTLHRISAIRNRTGEIIGLTCRIGRAIFGTISMIEDLVETGQSILMLGRPGVGKTTALREIARVLADDYNKRVVIIDTSNEIAGDGDIPHPAIGRARRMQVARPELQHQVMIEAVENHMPEVIVIDEIGTELEALAARTIAERGVQLVGTAHGNRIENLIKNPTLSDLVGGIQAVTLGDEEARRRGSQKTVLERKAPPTFQIAVEMLERQRWVVHEDVAETVDNLLRGREPVLQVRTVDEHGEVKITQEESQPVINGTMAKSATSVAPARPTGWRASGRMAPVTPLASSHKNGKTLEFDRMLEQSWLQEEPVTEKVRTPGPNGEDLPVYVYPYGISRSQLDQVIDLLNLPVSVTKDLNGADAVLALRSHVKNHSKLRQISKARQVPIYGIKSNTIPQISRGLQRLLGMDDPKLPEAFDLRLFTRGGNDDEIEALEEARLAVEQIVIPTGQPVELLPRSAKIRKMQHELVEHYRLQSDSLGEEPNRRLRIYPA; translated from the coding sequence ATGTTAGACCCCAAGACAAACAACATTTCAACATCAACAATTTTTAACACAGAACCATTGTTATTAATGCCAGAAAAATTCCCTTCCCAACGGATGCAAATTACAGACGATTTAAATCAATTACTTGCCATTTTACCGCCCCAGATTCGGGAGATCATTGAGCAGCATCCAAAACACTCTCACTTAGTTGAAGTGGTGATGGATTTGGGAAGGCTTCCTGAAGCCCGTTTTGCCGATGTTGCTATAGATTTGGGAAATACTCCCGTATCTAAAGAAGACTTACAACATTGTATACATCGGGTAGGTAGCTTTAGCGGCGACAACCGAGCCGGAATTGAGCGCACTTTACATCGAATTAGTGCTATCCGTAACCGCACAGGAGAAATTATTGGCTTGACCTGTCGCATTGGCCGGGCTATTTTCGGCACAATCTCTATGATAGAGGATTTGGTAGAAACCGGTCAATCTATTTTGATGCTCGGTCGTCCTGGCGTGGGAAAAACCACTGCCCTGCGAGAAATTGCCCGAGTCTTAGCCGATGATTATAATAAGCGGGTGGTAATTATCGATACCTCTAATGAAATTGCCGGCGATGGAGATATTCCTCATCCGGCCATCGGTCGCGCCCGTAGAATGCAGGTAGCCCGCCCTGAATTACAACATCAAGTGATGATTGAGGCAGTGGAAAACCATATGCCCGAAGTGATTGTCATTGATGAAATTGGCACAGAATTAGAAGCTTTAGCCGCTCGAACCATTGCTGAACGAGGAGTTCAATTAGTGGGAACGGCTCACGGAAATCGCATCGAAAACCTGATTAAAAACCCAACTTTATCGGATTTAGTGGGCGGTATTCAAGCGGTGACTTTAGGGGATGAAGAAGCGCGTCGGCGAGGTTCACAGAAGACCGTTTTAGAGCGAAAAGCGCCTCCTACATTCCAAATAGCGGTAGAAATGTTAGAGCGGCAACGCTGGGTCGTGCATGAGGATGTGGCCGAAACCGTTGATAACTTACTACGGGGACGGGAACCGGTCCTGCAAGTGAGAACCGTTGATGAGCATGGGGAAGTTAAAATTACCCAAGAAGAATCCCAACCCGTGATCAATGGAACAATGGCAAAGAGTGCTACATCTGTAGCGCCCGCACGCCCGACGGGATGGCGAGCATCAGGCCGTATGGCTCCAGTAACGCCGCTCGCTTCCTCACACAAAAATGGTAAAACCCTCGAGTTTGATCGAATGCTGGAGCAGTCTTGGTTGCAGGAAGAACCGGTGACTGAGAAGGTACGGACTCCTGGCCCTAATGGGGAAGATTTGCCGGTGTATGTTTATCCTTATGGGATCAGCCGCTCACAGTTAGATCAAGTAATAGATTTATTAAATCTGCCTGTATCGGTGACTAAAGATTTAAATGGGGCGGATGCGGTGTTAGCGTTGCGCTCGCACGTGAAAAACCATTCTAAACTCCGTCAAATTTCTAAGGCGCGTCAAGTTCCCATCTATGGAATTAAATCGAATACCATTCCTCAAATTTCTCGGGGGTTACAACGGTTGTTAGGGATGGATGACCCAAAATTACCAGAAGCGTTTGATCTACGCTTGTTTACCCGAGGCGGCAATGATGATGAAATTGAAGCCTTAGAAGAGGCAAGACTAGCAGTAGAACAAATTGTCATTCCTACAGGTCAGCCCGTTGAGTTGCTGCCTCGTTCTGCAAAAATTCGTAAGATGCAGCATGAGTTAGTCGAACATTATCGCTTACAGTCGGATAGTTTAGGGGAAGAACCTAACCGCAGGCTGAGAATTTATCCGGCTTAA
- a CDS encoding DUF433 domain-containing protein: MTLPLSKQAMIIRTERGLTIAGTRITLYDVMDYVTAGYPLKFIRGLFDLTEEQINAALAYIEANPSEVETEYQQVLKEAEELRQYYEEQNRELIAKIAAQPPKPGTEAAWEKLRAAKAKRESRV; encoded by the coding sequence ATGACTTTGCCATTAAGTAAGCAAGCAATGATCATTCGTACAGAGCGCGGATTGACGATTGCAGGCACGCGCATCACTCTTTATGATGTGATGGATTATGTAACGGCTGGATATCCACTTAAATTTATTCGGGGTTTATTCGATCTTACAGAGGAACAAATTAACGCTGCTTTAGCTTACATTGAAGCAAATCCTTCAGAGGTGGAAACCGAATATCAGCAGGTTCTCAAAGAAGCCGAAGAGCTTCGACAATACTACGAGGAGCAAAATCGTGAGCTAATTGCCAAAATTGCGGCACAACCGCCCAAGCCTGGAACCGAAGCGGCTTGGGAAAAATTGCGGGCAGCTAAGGCAAAGCGCGAATCAAGGGTATGA
- a CDS encoding PEP-CTERM sorting domain-containing protein encodes MVKLNLCIGGSVLVSGLASFALAAQPIHAADISVIGYYGNWNIVRTRYNPESFLSGNDQFFLTEEATDLGPFDVEIELTGYTPNSSVELDFFNLLQNNSNETWTKFDISIGTGKGNTFVQSDPSSGLFALTTFFGPFSTPFDVLNLIDDVLGFAEVTNSGTNISFDNGSIISDRFRFRSLTAPFFVLNVPIDANGNAAFTLRQIPTGYVPEPLTILGTGMAISFGGFFKRQKAKKSD; translated from the coding sequence ATGGTTAAACTTAACCTCTGTATAGGGGGGAGTGTTCTAGTAAGCGGACTAGCCTCCTTCGCTTTAGCGGCTCAACCTATTCACGCGGCTGATATTTCAGTAATAGGATACTATGGAAATTGGAACATTGTAAGAACGCGATACAATCCTGAGAGTTTTTTGTCGGGCAACGATCAATTTTTTTTGACTGAAGAAGCTACAGACTTAGGCCCTTTCGATGTAGAAATTGAACTGACAGGATATACACCCAATAGCTCTGTCGAGCTTGACTTTTTCAACCTACTTCAGAACAATTCTAATGAAACTTGGACAAAGTTTGATATTAGTATAGGGACAGGTAAAGGAAATACATTTGTTCAATCAGACCCTAGTAGTGGTCTTTTTGCTCTCACTACTTTTTTTGGACCGTTTTCTACACCTTTTGATGTGCTTAATTTAATAGATGATGTTCTAGGCTTTGCTGAGGTGACAAATTCGGGAACTAATATTTCTTTTGACAATGGTAGTATTATTTCTGATCGTTTTAGATTTCGGAGTCTAACCGCTCCCTTTTTTGTCTTGAATGTACCCATTGATGCTAACGGTAACGCCGCCTTTACCTTGCGTCAAATCCCTACCGGCTATGTTCCCGAACCTTTGACTATTTTAGGTACAGGAATGGCTATAAGCTTTGGCGGGTTTTTTAAGAGGCAAAAAGCGAAAAAGTCAGACTAA
- the hsdR gene encoding EcoAI/FtnUII family type I restriction enzme subunit R yields the protein MSLNEADTCRKYVLPKLSAWEPEPHLITEQYYIDAGRILSTSKKIRRRRRKKADYLLCYTRDFPLAVVEAKRKLKSPYDGLEQAKEYAELLSLKFAYATNGTGIVEFDYTTGLITEIDSFPSPEELWARQRQAEGLTDEVADKLLTPFDLTGGKIPRYYQRIAINRVIQAILQQQKRLLLTMATGTGKTTVAFQICQKLWTMGWNRDREYRKPRILYLADRNILVDQPMLKDFAVFPEDIIHKIAGEAIHSREIYFAIYQAIAGDKKSIGLYREYSPDFFDFIIVDECHRGSARDESNWRKILEYFQPAYQLGLTATPKRDDNVDTYRYFGNPLYTYSLAQGIGDGFLAPYTVHRVTTTFDAFGWRPNPDELDRYGRTIPDEEYQTPDFERAVALKVRTEAIARHITNFLKKTDRFAKTIVFCVDEPHVQEMVRALNNFNADLARQYPNYVCRITSAAGEVGKEYLYQFQDVLTQTPVIAVTSKLLAIGVDVPTCKNVVLAKVIKSMTDFKQIIGRGTRVEEDAGKSFFYILDYTNSTRLFADPAFDGESTRIETEEMDDEGQTVEGTEEVIENPQAAEDVPEDDAPLGFTGIAEDEDIVPRKYYYDGGQCEVIGEIVYELDPNGNRLRSFKLVDYTKEQVRTLYRSSIEIQQRWIDTERRSEIIEQLGDRGIDFEDLKQVTNQPEADPFDLLCHIAFDAPIMTCKQRAEQLKRKGKSFFEQYGQEARAILEILLENYAQGGPQQFVLPAALKVKAVEERFGNIREISNKFGGAEQLKKAIEQLQSLLYAA from the coding sequence ATGTCTCTTAACGAAGCTGATACTTGTCGTAAATACGTTTTACCTAAATTAAGTGCTTGGGAGCCTGAACCCCACTTGATTACAGAACAGTATTATATTGATGCAGGGCGCATTCTAAGTACAAGCAAAAAGATTCGACGACGGCGTAGGAAAAAAGCCGACTATTTACTCTGTTATACCCGTGATTTTCCTTTAGCGGTAGTAGAAGCGAAACGGAAACTCAAATCCCCTTATGATGGATTAGAACAGGCTAAGGAATACGCGGAGTTATTAAGCTTAAAGTTCGCTTATGCCACAAATGGCACCGGAATTGTTGAATTCGACTACACTACAGGGCTTATCACAGAAATTGATTCATTTCCCAGTCCGGAGGAACTTTGGGCAAGACAACGGCAGGCAGAGGGATTGACGGATGAAGTGGCTGATAAGCTTTTAACGCCATTTGATTTAACCGGTGGAAAAATCCCTCGCTATTATCAACGGATTGCTATTAATCGGGTTATTCAAGCTATTCTCCAACAGCAGAAGCGGCTATTACTGACAATGGCGACGGGAACAGGGAAAACCACAGTCGCCTTTCAGATTTGTCAAAAGCTATGGACGATGGGATGGAATCGGGACAGGGAATATAGAAAGCCGAGAATTTTGTATTTAGCAGACAGAAATATTTTGGTAGACCAACCCATGCTTAAGGATTTTGCTGTATTTCCCGAAGATATTATCCATAAAATAGCAGGAGAAGCTATTCATAGCCGCGAAATTTATTTTGCTATTTATCAGGCCATCGCCGGGGATAAAAAGAGCATTGGTTTGTATCGAGAGTATAGCCCTGATTTCTTTGATTTCATTATTGTTGATGAGTGTCATCGAGGTAGTGCCAGGGATGAAAGCAACTGGAGAAAAATCTTAGAGTATTTTCAGCCGGCTTACCAGTTAGGACTGACGGCAACGCCGAAACGAGATGATAATGTAGATACCTATCGTTATTTTGGCAATCCTCTTTATACTTATTCTTTGGCACAGGGAATAGGGGATGGATTTTTAGCCCCCTATACCGTTCATCGGGTAACGACGACTTTTGATGCCTTTGGGTGGCGGCCTAACCCTGATGAATTAGATAGGTATGGGCGCACTATTCCTGATGAAGAATATCAAACCCCCGATTTTGAACGGGCAGTAGCCTTAAAAGTGAGAACTGAAGCAATAGCCCGTCATATTACTAATTTCCTCAAAAAAACAGATCGTTTTGCTAAAACCATTGTTTTTTGTGTGGATGAACCCCATGTTCAAGAAATGGTTAGGGCGTTGAATAATTTTAATGCTGATTTGGCGCGTCAATATCCTAATTATGTTTGCCGCATTACTTCTGCTGCCGGAGAAGTGGGGAAAGAATATCTCTATCAGTTTCAGGATGTTTTAACTCAAACCCCAGTGATTGCTGTAACGTCGAAGTTACTTGCTATAGGGGTAGATGTTCCGACTTGTAAAAATGTGGTGTTGGCAAAGGTTATTAAGTCTATGACCGATTTTAAACAAATTATTGGGCGTGGTACTCGTGTTGAAGAAGATGCCGGTAAGTCTTTCTTTTATATATTGGATTATACTAACAGCACCCGACTCTTTGCTGACCCTGCTTTTGATGGAGAATCGACACGCATTGAAACCGAAGAAATGGATGATGAGGGGCAAACGGTTGAGGGAACAGAGGAGGTTATTGAAAATCCACAAGCGGCTGAGGATGTGCCAGAAGATGATGCCCCATTAGGGTTTACAGGCATTGCTGAAGATGAAGATATTGTCCCTCGGAAATATTATTATGATGGGGGTCAATGTGAGGTAATTGGGGAAATTGTTTATGAATTAGACCCTAATGGTAACCGGTTGCGGAGTTTTAAGTTAGTCGATTATACAAAAGAGCAAGTTAGAACTCTTTATCGGTCTAGTATAGAAATACAGCAACGGTGGATAGATACAGAGAGGCGTTCGGAGATTATTGAACAATTAGGAGACAGAGGGATTGATTTTGAAGACCTTAAACAGGTGACGAACCAACCAGAAGCAGATCCTTTTGATTTATTATGTCATATAGCTTTTGATGCACCAATAATGACCTGTAAACAACGTGCAGAACAGCTAAAACGCAAGGGAAAGAGTTTTTTTGAGCAGTATGGGCAGGAAGCAAGAGCTATCCTAGAGATATTGTTAGAAAATTATGCTCAAGGTGGGCCACAGCAGTTTGTCTTACCCGCAGCGCTGAAGGTTAAAGCAGTAGAGGAGAGGTTTGGCAATATTCGGGAAATCTCCAACAAGTTTGGAGGGGCAGAACAATTAAAAAAGGCTATTGAACAGTTACAAAGTTTATTGTATGCGGCTTAA
- a CDS encoding DUF29 domain-containing protein: protein MKVSLNLSLKTLYEQDFLLWLTATTQLLREKNLEQVDYENLIEELESMGRSEKNACKSNLRILLMHLLKYQYQAEKRTNSWLYTIIEHRKRLRDALQTSPSLKPFLQEVFSQSYQDARELAASETGLALDIFPELCSVSLEEVLNENYLPN from the coding sequence ATGAAAGTTTCTCTCAATTTATCACTTAAAACTCTTTATGAACAAGATTTTTTACTTTGGTTAACAGCCACGACCCAATTACTTAGAGAAAAAAATTTAGAGCAAGTTGACTATGAGAATTTAATTGAAGAACTAGAAAGTATGGGCAGAAGCGAAAAAAATGCTTGTAAAAGTAATTTGAGAATTCTCTTAATGCACTTGCTAAAATATCAATATCAAGCTGAAAAACGGACTAATAGCTGGCTCTATACTATCATAGAACATCGAAAACGATTGAGGGATGCCCTACAAACTAGCCCAAGTTTAAAGCCTTTTTTGCAGGAAGTTTTTTCTCAATCTTATCAAGATGCTAGAGAATTAGCCGCTAGTGAGACAGGGTTAGCTCTTGACATTTTCCCTGAATTATGTTCTGTTTCCTTAGAAGAAGTTCTAAATGAGAACTATTTACCTAACTAA
- a CDS encoding N-6 DNA methylase, giving the protein MPKRTNNPSKQSQTTAQRLGSVIKSARDIMRKDKGLNGELDRLPQLTWIMFLKLLDDMEKVREDEAFLEGKIYQSLLKYPYRWRDWVKQPNQPETTLHLLSGDQFLQFINNEKVILPDGKESDGLFAYLRSLQSNTGRERQDLIREVFRDVNNRMISGALLRDVVNKINDIHFDSSEEVNILSNFYESMLKEMRDAAGDSGEFYTPRPVVRFMVKVIDPKLGETIHDPACGTAGFLIEVYEYLKGQCKADEWAMLQASLSGVEAKPLPYMLAQMNLLLHGVEYPDVEHRNSLGQPLTNLGQKDQVDIILTNPPFGGEEEEKIKNNFPPKMQTSETALLFFQLIMRLLKKHPKPGRGGIVVPNGVLFGDGICAKVKEQLLTQFNLHTIVRLPNGVFEPYTSIPTNLLFFDASGSTEEIWYYEVALPEGMKKFTKTKPMQDGDFDECLVWWNNREENGQAWRYNFGAVYEAAKAKAQPHWDAANEALAMADKCSKQIKQLEEKIKVLEVSNLDFTPVEQKKLLEKQIKELKGKISIIQAEEQRYRGVAKEEQAKGDEIYWRVFNLDQKNPNSGQDFEHLPPDKLVADIMAKDLRVAEIMAEIQEILSM; this is encoded by the coding sequence ATGCCCAAACGTACCAACAACCCCTCAAAACAATCCCAAACAACTGCCCAACGCCTCGGCAGCGTCATTAAATCTGCCCGTGATATCATGCGGAAGGATAAAGGGTTAAATGGAGAATTAGACCGCCTTCCCCAACTCACTTGGATAATGTTTCTCAAGCTACTTGATGATATGGAAAAAGTGAGGGAAGATGAGGCATTTTTAGAAGGTAAAATCTATCAATCTTTACTTAAATATCCTTACCGTTGGCGCGACTGGGTAAAACAGCCCAATCAACCGGAAACAACCCTTCATTTGTTAAGCGGTGACCAGTTTCTACAGTTTATTAATAATGAAAAAGTTATTTTACCAGATGGCAAGGAATCTGACGGGCTATTTGCCTATTTACGAAGTCTTCAGAGTAATACAGGAAGAGAACGACAAGACCTTATCCGAGAAGTATTTCGGGATGTGAATAACCGCATGATTAGTGGGGCATTATTGCGGGATGTGGTCAATAAAATTAATGATATTCATTTCGATAGTTCTGAAGAAGTCAATATACTGAGCAACTTTTATGAGTCGATGCTCAAAGAAATGCGCGACGCGGCGGGAGATTCAGGAGAGTTTTATACTCCTCGTCCTGTGGTGCGGTTTATGGTGAAAGTTATTGACCCCAAATTAGGAGAAACTATTCACGATCCGGCCTGCGGGACGGCTGGTTTTTTAATTGAGGTTTATGAGTATTTAAAGGGTCAATGTAAGGCGGATGAATGGGCAATGTTACAGGCGAGTTTATCTGGGGTTGAGGCTAAACCTTTGCCCTATATGTTAGCTCAGATGAATTTGCTTTTACATGGGGTTGAATACCCTGATGTAGAACACCGAAATAGTTTAGGGCAACCTCTGACTAATTTAGGGCAAAAAGACCAAGTAGACATTATCCTAACTAACCCTCCTTTCGGAGGTGAAGAAGAAGAAAAAATCAAGAATAATTTCCCGCCCAAAATGCAAACCTCTGAGACGGCGTTATTGTTTTTTCAGTTAATTATGCGGTTACTGAAGAAACATCCCAAACCGGGACGAGGAGGTATTGTTGTTCCTAATGGGGTGTTATTTGGGGATGGAATTTGTGCTAAGGTGAAGGAACAATTATTGACTCAGTTTAATTTACATACCATTGTCCGTTTGCCTAATGGGGTATTTGAACCTTATACGAGTATTCCCACCAATTTGTTATTTTTTGATGCGTCTGGAAGTACGGAGGAAATTTGGTATTATGAGGTTGCTTTACCAGAGGGAATGAAGAAATTTACTAAAACTAAACCGATGCAAGATGGAGATTTTGACGAGTGTTTAGTATGGTGGAATAATCGAGAGGAAAATGGGCAAGCATGGCGTTATAATTTTGGGGCAGTTTATGAGGCGGCTAAGGCAAAAGCACAACCTCATTGGGATGCGGCGAATGAAGCGTTAGCAATGGCGGATAAATGTAGTAAGCAGATAAAACAGTTAGAGGAAAAAATTAAGGTTTTAGAAGTGTCTAATCTGGATTTTACCCCTGTTGAACAGAAAAAATTACTTGAGAAACAGATTAAGGAATTGAAAGGGAAAATAAGTATCATTCAAGCTGAGGAACAACGTTATCGGGGTGTTGCTAAGGAGGAACAAGCTAAGGGGGATGAGATTTACTGGAGGGTTTTTAATTTAGACCAAAAGAACCCTAATTCAGGGCAGGATTTTGAACATTTACCCCCTGATAAGTTAGTAGCAGATATTATGGCTAAGGATTTACGGGTGGCTGAAATTATGGCGGAAATTCAGGAGATTTTGAGTATGTAA
- a CDS encoding restriction endonuclease subunit S, which yields MSQNWDLVPLGEILIKSNTWIQIEANKKYKQITVKYWGKGVVERNEVIGTEIAASQRLQVRSGQFIVSRIDARHGSFGLIPDCLNGAIVTNDFPVFNLNINRILPHFLNWMSKTPTFIELCKVASEGTTNRIRLKEDKFLSMKIPLPKLEEQQRIIAKIEELVAKIEEARGLKEAGIRECEMLINAEIYNLFTICKNTHWANKKLGDIVIDDCYGTSEKTHDYKVGIPILRMGNIQNGILDVSELKYLDIHEKNKDKLILQKGDILVNRTNSAELVGKCAVFNLKGEYGFASYIIRLRLDKAQANPTLIAMYINSSLGRTYMFNERKQMTGQANINAKKLKALPIILPPLSEQQEIVTYLDNLQTQIDEMKRLRQESLKELNALLPAILDKAFKGEL from the coding sequence ATGAGTCAGAATTGGGATTTAGTGCCGTTAGGAGAAATATTAATTAAATCTAATACTTGGATTCAAATAGAAGCAAATAAAAAATATAAACAAATTACTGTAAAATATTGGGGTAAAGGTGTAGTTGAACGAAATGAAGTAATAGGGACAGAAATTGCAGCTTCACAACGATTACAAGTTCGTTCAGGACAATTTATTGTCTCTCGAATTGATGCTCGTCATGGTTCTTTTGGCCTAATTCCAGATTGCCTCAATGGTGCAATTGTTACTAATGATTTTCCTGTTTTTAATCTAAATATTAATAGGATTTTACCTCATTTTCTTAACTGGATGAGTAAAACGCCTACTTTTATAGAACTGTGTAAAGTTGCTAGTGAAGGTACTACTAATCGCATTCGCCTCAAGGAAGATAAATTTCTTTCTATGAAAATTCCTTTGCCTAAACTCGAAGAACAACAGCGAATCATAGCCAAAATAGAAGAGTTAGTCGCCAAGATAGAAGAGGCACGAGGGTTAAAGGAAGCGGGAATTAGGGAGTGTGAGATGCTAATAAATGCTGAAATTTATAATTTATTTACTATCTGTAAAAACACACACTGGGCTAATAAAAAATTAGGAGATATCGTTATTGATGACTGTTATGGCACATCTGAAAAAACTCATGATTATAAAGTAGGAATTCCTATTTTAAGAATGGGCAATATTCAAAATGGTATATTAGATGTTAGTGAGTTAAAATATTTAGATATTCATGAAAAAAATAAAGATAAATTAATTCTTCAAAAAGGAGATATTCTAGTTAATCGTACAAATAGCGCAGAATTAGTCGGCAAATGTGCAGTTTTTAATCTTAAAGGAGAATATGGGTTTGCATCATATATAATTCGTTTACGGCTTGATAAAGCTCAAGCTAACCCTACATTAATAGCAATGTATATTAATTCATCTCTTGGGCGAACTTATATGTTTAATGAGCGTAAACAAATGACGGGACAAGCAAATATTAATGCGAAAAAATTGAAAGCATTACCTATTATTTTACCTCCTCTCTCTGAACAACAAGAAATCGTAACCTACCTCGACAACCTACAAACCCAAATAGACGAAATGAAGCGCTTAAGACAAGAATCCCTAAAAGAACTTAATGCCCTCCTTCCCGCCATCTTAGACAAAGCGTTTAAAGGAGAACTATAA